A window of the Acidobacteriota bacterium genome harbors these coding sequences:
- a CDS encoding ABC transporter permease, which yields MFQDVRYGMRMLRTKPGVALIAIITLSLGIGATTAIFSVVDAVLLRPLPFPEAERLVYLREVNASGGAMGVSEPDFADLEARSQSFVALGHVGGGNLVVTGGSEAVRTRVSYASRRIFEVLGVEPIAGRTFLLEETQYPGPAAVLVSFGFWQRLLGGRADFSDVRLNVDGVSCTVVGVMPASFNFPPETEVWVTRSIEPPNTSRAAHSLGTIGRLRPGVRIEEARAELSAIAKQLLQTHGTAMDAVDFTLIPAQQYLTRNSRENLWLFAGAVAMLLLVACANVSNLLLARYITRQREFTVRAALGAGRWRLARQLVIENLEMTLLAAALGTLLARAGVALLLQLDQRNLPRVNVIAVDGRVLLFACGLAVLIAVALGLLPALRFARQNLQKGLNEAGRGQSAGGRMRGALVALQISLTLVLLTGAGLLGRSFLRLWQIDPGFKTGSAVVMRLALPSTITPEEDEQLRRFYVQLLDRLGQLPGVTAVGGIASLPLTGPGATGTFLIDNDPSRRGQAGYAPASTGYFAAMGIPLLRGRLFDRGDTVNSPHVAVISQSLAQRYWPHEDPLGQRIQFGNMDTDKRLLHVVGVVGDVRHALDAEAGPMVYAYSLQRPQWWQVSSLSIIVRASNDPPALILAMRAAVAALRPDVPLSFRTLDQVFSSSLDQRRFILAIFGVFAAVALLIAAIGIYGVMAYTVTQRTHEIGIRLALGAQAGDVLKLFIGHGIKLALIGIVLGLAGAWALTRLMTTLLFSVSATDPLTFIVITLLLTGVTLLACYLPARKATRVDPMIALRDE from the coding sequence ATGTTTCAAGATGTGCGTTATGGCATGCGCATGTTGCGAACAAAGCCTGGCGTCGCGTTGATTGCGATCATAACGCTCAGCTTAGGCATCGGCGCGACGACGGCGATCTTCAGCGTCGTGGACGCAGTGTTGTTGCGGCCGCTTCCCTTTCCCGAAGCGGAGCGTCTGGTTTACTTGCGCGAGGTCAATGCGTCGGGCGGCGCGATGGGAGTCTCGGAACCAGACTTCGCGGATCTCGAGGCGCGAAGCCAGAGCTTTGTGGCGTTGGGGCACGTCGGCGGCGGCAACCTCGTAGTCACAGGCGGCAGCGAGGCCGTGCGGACGCGGGTCTCTTATGCCTCGCGGCGGATTTTTGAAGTCCTCGGTGTGGAACCCATCGCGGGCCGCACCTTTCTGCTTGAAGAGACGCAGTACCCCGGGCCAGCAGCCGTGCTGGTCAGCTTTGGTTTCTGGCAGCGGCTGCTCGGCGGGCGAGCCGATTTCAGCGACGTGCGGCTGAATGTAGACGGTGTCAGTTGCACCGTCGTAGGCGTCATGCCGGCGAGCTTCAACTTCCCGCCGGAGACTGAAGTTTGGGTCACGAGAAGCATCGAGCCGCCGAACACTTCACGCGCGGCGCACAGCTTGGGGACGATTGGACGGCTGCGTCCTGGCGTCCGGATCGAGGAGGCGCGCGCGGAGTTGAGCGCAATCGCCAAGCAGTTGCTACAGACGCACGGCACGGCGATGGACGCCGTGGATTTCACGCTTATCCCGGCGCAACAGTATCTGACTCGAAATTCACGCGAGAACCTGTGGCTCTTCGCTGGCGCGGTAGCGATGCTGCTGCTGGTGGCGTGCGCCAATGTCTCCAATCTTCTGCTCGCGCGATACATCACGCGGCAGCGCGAATTCACGGTGAGAGCGGCGTTGGGCGCTGGGCGATGGCGGCTGGCGCGGCAACTTGTGATCGAAAATCTGGAAATGACGCTGCTCGCGGCGGCGCTGGGCACGCTGCTGGCGCGGGCTGGCGTGGCGCTGCTGCTCCAACTCGATCAGAGAAATCTGCCGCGTGTCAACGTAATTGCGGTGGATGGGCGCGTTCTGCTATTCGCCTGCGGATTGGCCGTGTTGATTGCCGTCGCGCTGGGCTTGCTGCCCGCGTTGCGATTTGCCAGACAGAATTTGCAGAAGGGATTAAATGAAGCCGGGCGCGGGCAATCTGCGGGCGGGCGAATGCGCGGCGCGTTGGTCGCATTACAGATCTCTCTGACGCTGGTACTGCTCACGGGCGCGGGCTTGTTGGGACGCAGCTTCTTGCGGTTGTGGCAAATTGATCCTGGCTTCAAGACCGGGAGCGCGGTGGTGATGAGGCTGGCGTTGCCTTCGACGATCACGCCGGAGGAAGACGAGCAGTTGCGGCGATTCTATGTGCAACTGCTGGATCGGCTCGGACAATTGCCGGGCGTCACGGCCGTCGGCGGCATCGCCTCCTTGCCGCTGACTGGCCCCGGGGCGACCGGCACGTTTCTGATTGATAACGATCCGTCGCGGCGGGGTCAGGCGGGGTACGCACCAGCCAGCACCGGCTACTTTGCGGCGATGGGCATTCCGCTCTTGCGGGGACGACTGTTTGACCGCGGCGACACGGTTAATTCGCCACACGTCGCAGTCATCAGCCAATCGTTAGCGCAGCGGTACTGGCCGCATGAAGACCCGCTCGGCCAGCGCATTCAGTTTGGCAATATGGACACCGATAAACGCCTGCTCCACGTCGTCGGCGTGGTCGGTGATGTGCGCCATGCTTTGGACGCCGAGGCTGGCCCGATGGTTTATGCCTATTCATTGCAGCGTCCGCAATGGTGGCAGGTCTCCAGCCTTTCCATCATCGTGCGCGCATCGAATGATCCACCGGCGCTGATTTTGGCGATGCGCGCCGCCGTTGCGGCGCTGCGTCCCGATGTCCCGCTCAGCTTCCGCACTCTCGACCAGGTTTTCTCATCCTCGCTCGATCAGCGCCGGTTCATCCTGGCGATCTTTGGCGTCTTCGCTGCTGTCGCCCTACTGATCGCCGCCATCGGCATCTACGGCGTGATGGCCTACACGGTCACGCAGCGCACCCACGAGATCGGCATTCGGTTGGCGTTGGGGGCGCAGGCGGGTGACGTGCTGAAGCTGTTCATCGGGCACGGAATCAAGCTGGCGCTTATCGGGATCGTACTAGGCTTGGCCGGAGCGTGGGCGCTGACGCGGCTAATGACGACGCTCTTGTTTAGCGTGAGTGCGACCGACCCGCTGACGTTCATCGTGATCACGCTGTTGTTGACAGGCGTGACGTTGCTGGCCTGCTACCTGCCCGCGCGCAAAGCGACGAGGGTGGATCCAATGATCGCGCTGCGCGACGAGTGA
- a CDS encoding ABC transporter permease has protein sequence MAGLTQTTRFRFWLWLIALIGVIVPRRLRADWKQEWEAELRYRELLLADWDNLNWKTRFDLVRRSLGAFWDALALQPQRLEDEVFQDLRYGVRMLLKHKGFTVVAVLSLALGIGANTALFSVVDAVLLRTLPVAEPERLVLFEWQAGLSFRVNGMSGTSFVPGPPNTKGLSLFRHEVFEKMRQARAVAPESPLSDFFAFAPIHEVTAVVGEQAEIVKGEAVSGGYYAGLRMQPTLGRGITDEDDWQGAAPVVVLSHQFWQERFGANPSVIGQQLNLNKLSFTIIGVTPAAFTGTSQVDYHPAVTVPVACEPLLLGEQSRLGTAKEPGVWWLNLMGRLKPGATYEQARDSLNATFQAAALEVRPPPRKANEPAQLEQKDYPRLIAESGSRGMLDRRRLYSTTIYGLFIVVALVLLIACANVANLLMARAALRGPEISVRLAVGAGRWRLVRQLLTESVLLAALGGAVGVLFAFWGKSALLTLTDKDTRFLPSGVDVNLNWRVLVFTLGVSLFTGALFGLAPAWRATSLDLATALKQSRRTTGAVSRLSKGLIVAQVGLSLLLLVGAGLFIRTLSNLQRVNLGFNQENLLVFALQPEQGGYKAERLMQFYQQLFERLDNLPGVQAATFGRIALIANENWYEDILLPGGNEKTAVEHDTNRQMIRENYFATMEIPFLRGRCFTAHDDQRAPRVAIVSQTFERKFFPNEDVLGKHVTFPGSNRKHEVEIIGVVADTKYRSQREEIKPLIYTPWQQEGDVLGEMHFALRTAAEPTALAATVRQVVRELDGDLPVTEINSQTARSQATLGQERLYALLLSFFGGLALLLAGIGLSGVLAYSVAQRTNEIGIRMALGAQARDVLRLVVWQGMKLVLLGLGVGALTGYALKRLLASEYFAAEAWQRQVADQLYGVKGTDPLTFAVIASLLTLVALLACWLPARKAAQVDPLEALRQE, from the coding sequence ATGGCTGGTTTGACGCAAACAACGCGCTTTCGTTTCTGGCTCTGGCTGATCGCCTTGATCGGCGTGATTGTGCCGCGCCGCTTGCGAGCGGATTGGAAGCAGGAGTGGGAAGCTGAGTTGCGATACCGCGAGTTGCTGCTGGCTGATTGGGACAACCTCAATTGGAAAACAAGATTTGATCTGGTCCGCCGCAGTCTCGGCGCGTTCTGGGATGCGCTGGCGTTGCAACCACAAAGATTGGAGGACGAGGTGTTTCAAGATTTGCGTTACGGCGTGCGAATGCTGCTCAAGCATAAAGGCTTCACGGTGGTCGCCGTGCTTTCCCTGGCGCTGGGCATAGGGGCGAACACCGCATTATTCAGTGTGGTGGACGCTGTGTTGCTGAGGACCTTGCCGGTCGCTGAGCCGGAGCGGTTGGTGCTCTTTGAATGGCAAGCCGGACTCTCGTTCAGAGTGAATGGAATGAGCGGCACGTCGTTCGTGCCCGGGCCGCCGAACACAAAAGGACTTTCGCTGTTTCGCCACGAGGTCTTTGAAAAGATGCGCCAGGCGCGCGCCGTTGCGCCGGAAAGCCCGCTCAGCGATTTCTTTGCCTTCGCTCCGATCCACGAAGTGACTGCGGTGGTGGGGGAGCAGGCGGAGATTGTCAAAGGGGAAGCCGTGTCCGGCGGCTATTACGCCGGGCTGCGAATGCAACCAACTCTGGGGCGCGGAATCACTGACGAAGATGATTGGCAAGGCGCAGCGCCAGTGGTCGTGCTCAGCCATCAGTTTTGGCAAGAGCGGTTTGGCGCGAATCCCTCCGTCATCGGCCAACAGCTCAACCTCAACAAGCTGTCGTTCACCATCATCGGCGTGACGCCGGCCGCTTTCACCGGCACGTCGCAAGTGGATTATCACCCCGCCGTCACCGTCCCGGTTGCCTGCGAGCCACTGCTGTTGGGCGAACAAAGCAGATTGGGCACGGCGAAAGAACCAGGCGTCTGGTGGCTGAACTTGATGGGGCGGCTAAAACCGGGCGCAACCTACGAACAGGCGCGCGACAGCTTGAACGCTACTTTTCAAGCCGCCGCGTTGGAGGTCAGGCCGCCGCCGCGCAAGGCGAATGAACCGGCGCAACTCGAGCAGAAAGATTACCCGCGCCTGATTGCGGAATCCGGGAGCCGTGGGATGCTGGACCGCCGCAGACTGTATTCAACCACGATCTACGGTTTGTTCATCGTTGTGGCGCTTGTGCTGCTGATTGCGTGCGCCAACGTTGCAAACCTGTTGATGGCACGGGCGGCCTTGCGCGGCCCGGAAATCAGCGTGCGGCTCGCGGTCGGCGCGGGGCGCTGGCGCCTGGTGCGACAACTGCTGACTGAAAGTGTGCTGCTCGCTGCGTTGGGAGGCGCGGTTGGCGTGCTCTTCGCTTTCTGGGGTAAGAGCGCGCTCCTGACACTGACCGACAAAGACACGAGATTCTTGCCCAGCGGCGTGGACGTTAATTTGAATTGGCGGGTGCTCGTGTTCACGCTTGGCGTCTCGCTCTTCACGGGTGCGCTGTTCGGATTGGCGCCCGCGTGGCGTGCGACCAGCCTCGATTTGGCGACCGCGCTCAAACAGAGCCGACGCACGACAGGCGCGGTGTCGCGGCTGAGCAAGGGGCTGATCGTCGCGCAGGTCGGACTCTCGTTGCTGTTATTGGTCGGCGCCGGTTTGTTCATCCGCACGCTCTCCAATCTGCAACGAGTCAACCTGGGCTTCAATCAGGAAAACCTCCTGGTCTTCGCGTTGCAGCCGGAGCAGGGTGGATACAAAGCCGAGCGGTTGATGCAGTTCTACCAGCAACTCTTTGAGCGGCTGGATAACCTGCCTGGCGTGCAGGCTGCAACATTCGGAAGGATCGCGCTCATCGCCAATGAAAATTGGTACGAGGACATCCTGCTGCCCGGGGGGAATGAAAAGACTGCCGTGGAACACGACACCAACCGGCAGATGATCCGCGAGAACTATTTTGCGACGATGGAAATTCCGTTCCTGCGTGGGCGGTGCTTCACGGCGCATGATGACCAGCGCGCGCCCCGAGTCGCCATCGTAAGTCAAACCTTCGAACGCAAGTTCTTCCCGAATGAAGACGTGCTTGGCAAACACGTCACGTTCCCCGGTAGCAACCGCAAACACGAAGTCGAGATCATCGGCGTGGTCGCTGACACCAAATACAGGAGCCAGCGCGAAGAGATCAAGCCGCTGATCTACACTCCGTGGCAGCAGGAAGGCGACGTTCTCGGCGAGATGCATTTCGCCCTGCGCACGGCGGCCGAACCAACCGCGCTCGCCGCTACCGTGCGTCAAGTCGTGCGCGAACTCGACGGCGACTTGCCGGTCACAGAGATCAACTCGCAAACAGCGCGCTCGCAGGCCACGTTGGGACAGGAACGCTTGTACGCCTTGCTGCTTAGCTTTTTCGGCGGGCTGGCACTACTGCTCGCGGGCATCGGACTGTCAGGCGTGTTGGCCTACTCGGTCGCACAACGCACAAACGAGATCGGCATACGGATGGCGCTGGGCGCGCAAGCCCGCGACGTCTTGCGGCTAGTGGTCTGGCAAGGAATGAAACTGGTGCTGCTCGGACTGGGTGTCGGCGCGTTGACCGGATATGCCCTGAAGCGACTTCTGGCGAGCGAGTATTTCGCCGCGGAGGCGTGGCAGCGCCAGGTGGCGGACCAGCTTTACGGCGTGAAGGGGACTGACCCTTTGACCTTCGCCGTCATCGCGTCATTGCTGACATTGGTAGCTTTGCTAGCTTGTTGGCTGCCCGCGCGCAAAGCGGCGCAGGTAGATCCGCTAGAGGCGCTGCGGCAGGAATAA
- a CDS encoding ABC transporter permease produces the protein MSLSNRSSKRHKQPHLWLINVIGVIVPRRLRADWKQEWEAELRHREELLADWNKLNWKTKLDLLRRSLGAFWDALLLQPQRLEDEMFQDLRYGIRMLLKDPGFTLIAVVTLALGIGANTTIFTMVNSMLLKPLPFKNPERLVMVWRANAEQTAKDLPSSVPLFIDWQQRNQVFEQMTAFTNGRFNLAGADEAALVRGANVSAGFFETLGVPPLLGRGFLPDEDKPGAEAVVVLSHALWQQQFGAAPGIIGQQVTINARPCTVIGVMPPGFNYPDETRLWRTLTLDPQANRQAYFINVLARLKPGLSREQAHAGMDSMAAELAAQSARSTRDHFDLRPLNEQLTGAIRRPLLVLFGAVAFVLLIACANIANLLLARASGREREMAVRAALGASRGRLLRQLLTESLLLAAFGGIAGLLLAVWSLSWLKGLSVLKLARLDEVALDGRALGFTALAVLLTGAVFGLMPALQVSLQQPSAVLKGSAASRPDGQRLRAGLMVVEIALSLVLLVGAGLLIKSFLKLQAVDPGFKPEGVVTLNLNLPDARYGQPEKRTAFLQQITEKLQALPGVEATATAAYSPLSDIYNSRIFIIEGRPETPQGLFAGQIPVSPDYFRTLQIPLLGGRAFSIHDDAQAPGVVIVNQSFAKRFFPNEEVAGKRIHLGTRRPPVWFEIVGVAGDVRQLKLESEAPPLAYVPHPQSVWSFMSLLVRPKGEPQMVAGALKQAVAAVDKDLGVAGLTTLDATLADSIAERRVLMTLLGVFAGLALLLAAIGIYGVIAYSVAQRTHELGIRMALGAEARDVLRLVQGQGMKLTLLGVAFGLVASFALTRLMETLLFDVSATDPWTFVLLPVLLLVVASVACYFPARRATQVDPLLALRHE, from the coding sequence ATGTCGCTCTCAAACCGGTCCAGCAAGCGCCACAAACAGCCGCATCTTTGGTTAATCAACGTCATCGGCGTGATCGTTCCGCGAAGACTGCGCGCCGATTGGAAGCAAGAATGGGAGGCCGAGTTAAGACATCGCGAAGAGTTACTGGCTGATTGGAACAAGCTCAACTGGAAAACCAAACTTGATCTGCTGCGGCGCAGTCTTGGCGCGTTTTGGGATGCGCTGCTGTTACAACCGCAGCGATTGGAGGACGAGATGTTTCAAGACCTGCGTTACGGCATACGAATGCTGCTGAAGGACCCCGGCTTCACGTTGATTGCCGTCGTCACACTCGCCCTCGGCATCGGCGCGAACACGACCATTTTTACGATGGTCAATTCCATGTTGCTCAAGCCGCTGCCGTTCAAGAACCCGGAGCGGCTGGTGATGGTCTGGCGCGCGAATGCCGAGCAGACGGCCAAAGACCTCCCCAGCTCGGTGCCGCTTTTCATTGATTGGCAACAGCGGAATCAGGTCTTCGAGCAGATGACGGCTTTTACCAATGGGCGCTTCAATCTTGCTGGTGCGGATGAAGCGGCATTGGTGCGCGGCGCCAATGTCTCGGCTGGCTTTTTCGAGACGCTGGGCGTGCCGCCGCTGTTAGGGCGCGGCTTTCTGCCCGACGAAGACAAACCGGGGGCGGAAGCCGTGGTCGTGCTCAGTCACGCGTTATGGCAGCAGCAATTCGGCGCTGCACCGGGCATCATCGGACAGCAAGTGACCATCAATGCTCGGCCCTGCACTGTGATTGGAGTGATGCCGCCGGGCTTCAATTATCCCGATGAGACCAGGCTTTGGAGGACCTTGACGCTCGACCCGCAGGCCAATCGTCAGGCCTATTTCATAAACGTGCTGGCTCGCCTGAAGCCGGGTTTGTCTCGCGAACAGGCGCACGCCGGGATGGACAGCATGGCGGCAGAGTTGGCGGCGCAATCCGCGCGATCCACGCGGGATCATTTCGATCTGAGGCCGCTCAACGAGCAGTTGACGGGCGCGATTCGCAGACCGTTGTTGGTGTTGTTTGGCGCGGTCGCCTTTGTGTTGCTGATTGCCTGCGCCAACATCGCCAACCTGCTGCTGGCCCGCGCGTCGGGCCGAGAACGGGAGATGGCCGTGCGCGCGGCGTTGGGCGCAAGTCGCGGGCGTTTGCTGCGGCAGTTGTTGACGGAGAGCCTGCTGCTGGCGGCGTTCGGTGGCATAGCGGGATTGCTGTTGGCCGTGTGGAGTCTGAGTTGGTTGAAGGGGCTCAGTGTGCTGAAGCTGGCTCGATTGGATGAGGTCGCGCTCGATGGCCGGGCGCTCGGCTTCACGGCGTTGGCTGTTCTGTTGACGGGCGCAGTGTTCGGTTTGATGCCGGCATTGCAGGTTTCGCTTCAGCAACCGAGTGCGGTTTTGAAAGGCAGCGCGGCATCCAGACCGGACGGCCAACGCTTGCGCGCAGGGCTAATGGTCGTTGAAATCGCGTTGTCGCTGGTGTTGCTGGTGGGCGCGGGACTGCTCATCAAAAGCTTTCTCAAGTTGCAGGCGGTTGATCCGGGCTTCAAGCCGGAAGGCGTGGTGACATTGAATCTCAACCTCCCGGATGCGCGTTACGGGCAACCTGAAAAGCGCACCGCTTTCCTGCAACAAATCACCGAGAAGCTGCAAGCCTTGCCCGGTGTTGAGGCCACAGCTACCGCCGCCTACTCGCCGCTGAGTGACATTTACAACTCGCGCATCTTCATCATCGAAGGCCGTCCCGAAACTCCGCAGGGGTTGTTTGCCGGGCAAATTCCTGTCAGCCCGGATTATTTCCGCACGTTGCAAATCCCGCTGCTCGGCGGCCGGGCTTTCAGCATCCACGACGATGCACAAGCCCCTGGCGTAGTCATCGTCAATCAAAGTTTCGCCAAACGCTTTTTCCCGAACGAAGAGGTCGCCGGCAAACGCATTCACCTCGGCACTCGGAGGCCTCCGGTCTGGTTCGAGATCGTTGGCGTCGCCGGCGATGTCAGACAGTTGAAGTTGGAGAGCGAAGCGCCGCCGCTCGCTTACGTTCCGCACCCGCAAAGCGTCTGGTCGTTTATGAGCCTGTTGGTGCGTCCCAAAGGCGAACCGCAAATGGTGGCTGGCGCGCTCAAGCAAGCAGTTGCGGCGGTGGATAAAGACCTGGGCGTTGCCGGCCTGACCACACTCGACGCCACGCTCGCAGACTCAATTGCAGAACGTCGCGTATTGATGACGTTGCTGGGAGTGTTTGCGGGGCTGGCGTTGTTGCTGGCCGCCATCGGGATTTACGGCGTGATTGCCTACTCGGTTGCGCAACGCACACACGAGTTGGGCATTCGGATGGCGTTGGGCGCCGAGGCGCGAGATGTACTGCGGTTGGTGCAGGGGCAGGGGATGAAGCTGACACTGCTCGGCGTGGCGTTCGGGTTAGTGGCTTCATTCGCACTGACGCGCTTGATGGAGACGCTGCTCTTCGACGTGAGCGCGACTGATCCGTGGACGTTTGTGTTGCTTCCCGTACTGCTGCTGGTGGTGGCGTCGGTGGCCTGTTATTTCCCTGCCCGCCGGGCGACGCAAGTTGATCCGCTGCTGGCGCTGAGGCACGAGTGA
- a CDS encoding PadR family transcriptional regulator, with protein sequence MSPKAYLSHSAAAILQALSNGYQYGFDIMDITGLPSGTVYPALRRLEETSLIDSKWEKAGIAQREGRPPRKYYELTSDGKDALAEATKRYRMLENLAPYPSKIKPSRERG encoded by the coding sequence ATGAGTCCGAAAGCGTACCTCTCTCATTCGGCGGCGGCGATCCTGCAAGCGCTGTCTAACGGCTATCAATACGGCTTCGACATTATGGATATCACCGGCTTGCCGAGTGGGACCGTCTACCCGGCGCTGCGCAGGCTCGAGGAAACGAGTCTCATTGATTCCAAATGGGAGAAGGCGGGTATCGCTCAACGTGAAGGACGGCCTCCGCGCAAGTATTACGAATTGACCTCCGACGGAAAAGACGCCTTAGCCGAAGCCACAAAACGCTACCGGATGTTGGAAAATCTCGCGCCTTACCCATCGAAGATCAAGCCCTCTCGTGAACGAGGATGA
- a CDS encoding cyclase family protein, producing MRFITVFSLVTVMLSGMIFSVLAGSYSDKKLTKADVDAMMKELSNWGRWGKDDQLGAMNLITPAKRKQAAALVKDGVSISLARDTNTETAPDNAQPYEHSMTLSGVGNRGQFSLDKIGVSFHGYQHTHLDALCHMFWQGKMYNGFSQEEVTKEGAAKLSIANLKPGVFTRGILIDLPKLKGVPYLEPGTPIYPEDLDAWEKMAKIKVSPGDVIFVRTGRWARRAAVGAWDVSGKSAGLHASCARWIRQRDVAIIGSDVASDLLPSGIDGVSHPIHQLVLVAMGVHIFDNCDLEAVSEACAKRNRWDFLLTAAPIAVVGGTGSPLNPIATF from the coding sequence ATGCGATTTATCACAGTCTTCAGCCTTGTCACCGTCATGTTGTCCGGCATGATCTTCTCGGTTTTGGCAGGTTCGTATTCGGACAAGAAACTCACCAAAGCAGACGTCGACGCAATGATGAAGGAGCTTTCCAACTGGGGGCGCTGGGGCAAAGACGATCAGCTTGGCGCAATGAACCTGATCACTCCGGCGAAGCGAAAGCAAGCCGCGGCGCTGGTGAAAGACGGCGTTTCAATTTCGCTGGCGCGCGACACCAACACCGAAACTGCACCGGACAACGCGCAGCCTTACGAGCATTCGATGACGCTGAGCGGCGTCGGCAATCGCGGACAGTTCAGCCTGGATAAGATCGGCGTCTCTTTTCACGGCTACCAACACACGCATTTGGATGCGCTCTGTCATATGTTCTGGCAGGGCAAAATGTATAACGGATTCTCGCAGGAAGAAGTCACTAAAGAGGGCGCAGCAAAACTCTCGATCGCGAATCTGAAGCCGGGCGTCTTCACCCGTGGGATTCTGATTGACCTGCCTAAGCTCAAAGGCGTGCCGTACCTTGAACCCGGAACGCCGATTTATCCCGAAGACCTGGATGCGTGGGAGAAGATGGCGAAGATCAAGGTTTCACCGGGAGATGTCATCTTCGTCCGCACTGGACGATGGGCACGCCGGGCCGCGGTTGGCGCCTGGGATGTGAGCGGGAAGTCTGCCGGGCTTCACGCTTCGTGCGCAAGATGGATCAGGCAACGCGACGTTGCGATCATCGGGAGCGATGTGGCGAGCGACTTGCTCCCTTCAGGCATCGACGGCGTGTCGCATCCGATTCATCAACTGGTGCTGGTAGCGATGGGCGTGCATATCTTCGACAACTGCGATCTTGAAGCCGTGAGCGAAGCCTGCGCAAAACGCAATCGATGGGATTTCTTGCTGACGGCCGCGCCGATCGCGGTGGTCGGCGGCACTGGATCGCCGCTCAATCCGATTGCTACCTTCTGA